In the Staphylococcus condimenti genome, one interval contains:
- a CDS encoding phosphotransferase family protein, whose protein sequence is MEQFYQLGWTLDSAGGASGEAYMAEQDGQKLFLKRNSNPFIAALSAEGIVPKLVWTKRIETGEVVTAQHWKNGRELTFEEMNQTRVAKLLKKIHSSKTLLTMLKRMEMEPITPDILYQKINTSLSRQVLSHHVIRKALTYLEEHKPNLDPRFYTVVHGDVNHNNWLLSDHDELYLVDWEGAMLADPAIDIGMLLYNYVPQSEWSEWLEKYGAKESLDLSKRMKWYTVIQAIGLVEWNEEQKRYKDMNIWLKFLNEVMNSNVFI, encoded by the coding sequence GCTGGCGGTGCATCTGGTGAAGCTTATATGGCTGAACAAGATGGGCAAAAATTATTTTTAAAAAGAAACTCAAATCCTTTTATCGCAGCTTTATCTGCAGAAGGCATTGTACCTAAATTAGTTTGGACTAAGCGGATAGAAACTGGAGAAGTTGTAACCGCACAACATTGGAAGAACGGGCGTGAACTTACTTTCGAAGAGATGAATCAAACAAGAGTAGCAAAACTGCTTAAAAAGATTCATAGCTCTAAAACGCTTTTGACAATGTTGAAGCGTATGGAAATGGAACCTATAACTCCAGATATTTTATACCAAAAAATCAATACTTCGCTTTCAAGACAAGTGCTTTCACATCATGTAATTAGAAAAGCATTAACTTATCTTGAAGAACATAAGCCTAATTTAGACCCTCGCTTTTATACAGTAGTTCATGGTGATGTAAACCATAACAATTGGTTATTGTCAGATCATGATGAATTATATCTAGTGGATTGGGAAGGTGCGATGTTAGCAGATCCAGCGATTGATATCGGTATGCTGCTTTACAATTACGTTCCTCAAAGTGAATGGTCTGAATGGCTTGAAAAGTACGGGGCAAAAGAATCTCTAGATTTAAGCAAACGTATGAAATGGTATACAGTAATTCAAGCTATTGGATTAGTAGAGTGGAATGAAGAACAAAAACGCTATAAAGATATGAATATTTGGCTGAAATTCTTAAATGAAGTAATGAACAGCAACGTATTTATTTGA
- the trmB gene encoding tRNA (guanosine(46)-N7)-methyltransferase TrmB, which produces MRLRNKPWAEDYLRKHNTVVDLDGTHAGKMSEWFEKDQPIYIEVGSGMGQFITELAAQQPEVNFVSLERDKNVMIRVLDKVLEKDLQNIKLICNDAMELTDYFKDGEVDRVYLNFSDPWPKKRHAKRRLTYRSFLALYKAILKDEGEIHFKTDNRGLFAYSLESMSQFGMYFTKINLNLHDEDDEDNIETEYERKFADKGSRIYRMEAKFH; this is translated from the coding sequence ATGAGATTAAGAAATAAACCTTGGGCAGAGGATTATTTACGCAAACATAATACAGTTGTGGATCTTGATGGTACTCATGCTGGTAAGATGTCTGAGTGGTTTGAAAAAGATCAACCTATTTATATAGAAGTCGGCTCTGGCATGGGACAGTTCATTACAGAACTAGCTGCACAACAGCCGGAAGTTAACTTTGTATCGTTAGAACGAGATAAAAATGTTATGATTCGCGTTTTGGATAAAGTATTGGAAAAAGATTTGCAAAATATTAAATTAATCTGCAATGATGCTATGGAATTAACAGATTATTTCAAAGATGGCGAAGTAGATCGTGTCTATTTGAATTTTTCAGATCCATGGCCAAAAAAACGACATGCGAAACGCCGTTTGACTTATCGTTCATTTCTAGCTTTATATAAAGCGATTTTAAAAGATGAAGGTGAAATACATTTTAAAACGGATAATCGCGGACTATTCGCTTATAGTCTAGAAAGCATGTCTCAATTCGGAATGTATTTTACAAAAATTAATTTAAACCTTCACGATGAAGATGATGAAGACAATATCGAAACTGAATATGAACGGAAATTTGCTGATAAAGGATCACGTATTTATCGTATGGAAGCAAAGTTCCATTAA
- a CDS encoding YtnP family quorum-quenching lactonase has protein sequence MKLGNFQIHYLNGGMTNMDGGTMFGAVPKPLWSRKLEPNDKNQVRMSTHPILVLTEDKNILIDTGLGNGKLTDKQKRNSGVENESFVKKELADYNLSPEDIDIVLMTHMHYDHAAGLTDNEGHAQFPNAIHYIQQDEWHEFNAPNIRSKATYWPQNQGDYKENVILFENDIEPYPGIKMQHTGGHSFGHSIITIESNNEHAVHMADIFPSHAHSNPLWLTSYDDYPMQSIREKERLIPYFIQNDYWFLFYHDADYFAVKYDKKDKTMKDTIKR, from the coding sequence ATGAAATTAGGGAATTTTCAGATCCATTATTTGAATGGTGGCATGACAAATATGGATGGCGGTACGATGTTTGGTGCTGTTCCAAAACCATTATGGTCACGTAAATTAGAACCAAATGATAAAAATCAGGTCAGAATGTCTACACATCCTATCCTTGTTCTGACTGAAGATAAAAACATTTTAATTGATACTGGTTTAGGAAATGGTAAATTGACTGACAAACAAAAGCGTAATTCTGGCGTTGAGAATGAAAGCTTTGTAAAAAAAGAATTAGCGGATTATAATCTTTCACCTGAAGATATAGATATTGTGTTGATGACACATATGCATTATGATCACGCTGCTGGATTAACAGACAATGAAGGTCATGCTCAATTTCCGAATGCAATTCATTATATCCAGCAAGATGAGTGGCATGAGTTCAATGCACCTAATATTAGAAGTAAAGCTACATATTGGCCGCAGAACCAAGGAGATTATAAAGAGAATGTCATATTATTTGAAAATGACATAGAGCCCTATCCTGGTATTAAAATGCAGCATACAGGCGGTCATAGTTTCGGCCATAGTATCATAACGATTGAAAGTAATAATGAACATGCTGTGCATATGGCAGATATCTTCCCATCACATGCACACTCTAATCCGCTATGGTTAACTTCATATGATGATTATCCAATGCAAAGTATTCGTGAAAAAGAGCGATTGATACCTTATTTTATCCAAAATGACTATTGGTTCTTGTTTTATCATGATGCTGATTATTTTGCAGTTAAATATGATAAAAAAGATAAAACAATGAAGGATACGATTAAAAGATAA
- a CDS encoding M42 family metallopeptidase has translation MDLTKNKTLKQMKILTEFHSAPGFENDLKDYIKSEMEPYADDFVYNKMGGFYAVKRSENPNAKKVMIAAHMDEVGFMITNITDNGMIQFTNLGGVAADIWQGQRLKVKNRNNEIVTGVVASIPKHFRSGNEGLPEIKDLMLDIGSESAEEVRSQGIEIGDSIVPDTEFIQLSEYRYAGKAWDNRYGCLLAIEILKLFKDIKLDVDLYVGANVQEEVGLRGARAAAEQIDPDIAFVVDCSPANDMKGAQQLSGKLGGGTLIRIKDGTMILKPSFRDYLLQLCDKQNINHQYYISPGGTDGGEIHKANSGIPTAVIGVCARYIHSSDSVFDIRDYYAARQLLFESVKSLDNDQIERLQYS, from the coding sequence ATGGACTTAACAAAAAATAAAACATTAAAACAAATGAAAATATTAACCGAATTCCACAGTGCGCCTGGATTTGAAAATGATTTGAAAGATTACATAAAAAGTGAGATGGAGCCATACGCAGACGATTTCGTTTATAACAAAATGGGTGGTTTTTACGCAGTTAAACGATCAGAAAATCCGAATGCTAAAAAAGTGATGATAGCTGCGCATATGGATGAAGTAGGCTTCATGATTACAAATATAACAGATAATGGAATGATTCAATTCACCAATTTAGGCGGTGTTGCAGCTGATATTTGGCAAGGTCAGAGATTAAAGGTTAAAAATCGCAATAATGAAATCGTAACTGGTGTTGTGGCAAGTATTCCAAAACATTTCAGATCGGGTAATGAAGGGTTGCCTGAAATCAAAGATTTAATGTTAGATATCGGAAGTGAATCAGCAGAGGAAGTTAGAAGCCAAGGTATTGAAATTGGTGATTCTATTGTACCTGACACTGAATTCATTCAACTTTCTGAATATCGATATGCAGGTAAAGCATGGGATAATCGTTATGGTTGTTTATTAGCAATAGAAATTTTAAAATTATTTAAAGACATAAAATTAGATGTTGATTTATATGTAGGTGCGAATGTGCAAGAAGAAGTTGGATTACGCGGCGCACGTGCAGCTGCTGAACAAATCGATCCTGATATTGCTTTTGTTGTGGATTGTTCGCCAGCAAATGATATGAAAGGTGCCCAGCAACTATCAGGTAAATTAGGCGGAGGCACGTTGATTCGTATTAAAGACGGCACAATGATTTTGAAACCATCATTTAGAGATTATCTGCTTCAATTATGTGATAAACAAAATATCAATCACCAATATTATATTTCACCAGGCGGCACTGATGGCGGTGAAATTCATAAAGCTAATAGTGGTATCCCTACAGCTGTAATTGGTGTATGTGCAAGATATATTCATAGTTCTGATTCAGTATTTGATATTCGCGATTACTATGCAGCGAGACAATTATTGTTTGAATCAGTCAAATCACTAGATAACGATCAAATCGAACGTTTACAATATTCTTAA
- a CDS encoding thioredoxin family protein codes for MKTLESVMQFDELKQGKTVFMFTADWCVDCRFIKPRLPELEENHKNFTFVSVDREQFIDLYVELGIMGIPSFLVYENGEQVGSYVSKDRKTIEQIDEFINNI; via the coding sequence ATGAAAACTTTAGAATCTGTTATGCAATTTGATGAATTAAAACAAGGTAAAACTGTATTTATGTTTACAGCTGATTGGTGCGTAGACTGCCGATTCATTAAACCCAGATTACCTGAATTAGAAGAGAATCATAAAAACTTTACTTTTGTATCAGTGGATAGAGAGCAGTTCATCGATTTATACGTTGAACTTGGTATTATGGGTATCCCTAGTTTTCTAGTATATGAAAATGGAGAACAAGTAGGTAGTTATGTGAGTAAAGATCGTAAAACAATTGAACAAATCGATGAATTTATAAATAATATTTAA